Genomic DNA from Chaetodon trifascialis isolate fChaTrf1 chromosome 19, fChaTrf1.hap1, whole genome shotgun sequence:
TGGGGGTTTAGGGAGATCTGTTGGCAGGTAGACACTGTCCtccagaggaagaagacaatGTAAGCACTGACAACAGCACCTCCAGAGTGCCTGTGACGGTGGAGATAACTAACTGACAACATCTCCATTAAGACTGTGGGTAATCCCACACAGAGATTAATATACTGTAGGGGGGAATAATCAGcaaatgcagcacaaacagccTGATAAAGAGACATTATAAGCCATAGGAGGCCTTGAGACTGAAATAGGGGTCGTGGTGAGGTGTTAgtgaaagggataagtggctGCGAGTTAAGGGCCTTTTTAGTCAGGAGTGTCCAAATGGAGCCTGTGTGTTCAGGGGCCTCTGGACAATGACGGCGTTGGCCAAATCTGCCTCTTCTAGGCTTAATTCTTTGTCAGTGAGCTCCCGGAAAGGGAGCGATGTGGTCAGGACGAACGGTGGGCAGCTCCTCTGGGAACGTGCCACGAAATCTTGAACATCCGTGATCCTTGAAAAGAATCAGAGACTGAATTAAAGAAAAGGCAGACTTAGAACTATTCCTCACGTCTGTTTCATTTCCAGCAAGGAAAGCATTACCGGCAAAATACTCTACTGTCTCCTGTGACACATGGTTTCTCTCAGAGCCACTATACTAGTAACATAATCTATTATTAATCACGACCGAGCAAAGACGAGCGATCCTATGGCAGGACTACTCCTCACACACTCGCTGAAGGTTAGAGGGGCTCAGTCCTCTCTATCCTTAAACTACAAACTCTGTTATATAAATGCTGCATCTGAGTTACGCAATCCCTCTCTGGGGATTTTATAGATCCACTCCGTTGCTACATCTCAGATTATGTTTTCTGCAGCCCTGTGCGCTGTGGCAGGGGATATAACATGCACCGTGCCTTCAACTCCAGCAGACTAGAACAAAGCATTACGTAATCCTCAAACAAACCCCCTCACCACCTCCCAAGCTACTGCAAACAAAAATCTTTTGTCATTCCATGAACTACTTCTTTCCTGCGATGCTTGAGATTAGGGGATTTGCAGACAGTGTAGCAGGGGTAGGTTTACAGCGAGTCTCTCTTTAATATGTAGATACTATATATGTGAAGCTCAGATGTGTTTGGGCCTTGACATTGCAACACATACCGATGCGATAGGTTAAACCTCTGCACCAATCTCCTGCCGTCAGCCAACCAGATCTGCAGGGAGGTAACAGGAAGGGCGTGGTCTATTGTTACCATGGGAATAGGAAGAGATTCTCCATCCTCGTGCACAGATGGTGACCTGGCCACAACTCTGGGCGCAACGCTGGGGATGGACAGAAATAAATATCAGATTAAGAGCCAGTTAAaagcacatacagcacatgtaTTGcgtatttttttcatttaatgctgCAAGGTGCGGGTAGACACAGTCtcacagaaaatatttttgGGGCCTGGCACAGTTTAGTATTCATACAGTGATGTTGGGAACATGTTGAGGCTTTCAGTTCATCAGGCTGACAGTCTGCTTGGTCAGATTTGCTCATGGGTTTTTTGAAAGCTTGATTTAGAAGGACCCCTAGTGGTACAGAGTGGTATATTATCCTGGAACTTGAGACATGAGACAGATGCGACTTGAAAACAGGAACATCAGCTCAACAGGTGCATTTTTGATTATTTATGACAATCATAAGAGGTTTCTTTGCAAAATGATCGTGCATCAACATACATAAAATTTTAAGTACTTTAGTCAACTCAGGTTGTTCTTAAGCatgatatataaataaacttgctcCTACTTGGTAATATCACAACAGAAGAATATCACAAGAACTTCTGCCTTTAGAGGGGACGTAATGCTTTGTAATAATGCTGGTGGATAAGAATCTCATATCTAGAAAAATCATCTTCTTGATGATCCGTTAATCTTTCAGGGGACAGAGAAACTTGAGAACCATATAAATGACATACGACCACGTAAATATTGCAAACATGTTTGAATTGCAGCAAAGAGGACAGATTTCACATCGTTTACGCTGTGTGAGAAAAGCGCACATTGGATTTCTCTTACCTGCCAAGTCGGTATCCTCGGCCGCTGAAGGGGTGAAAGGCTTTTTTCTTGGGAACATAATTTTCCTCAATCAGATCCTCCACACtgatctccagctcctcctcttctgctctgctctcccactctgctggaagctccCTGGGACAAATTAAAGATCAGGCTTGGCGTCTAGTCAGATCAATCAATATGACAAATGAGCACTAAGGAACATTATGCTTTATCTATCTTATGTCGCCTGGTTGTGGTCTGCAGGAGGGACATCTTTACTGCTAATTTCCCTGTAGGGACTGATGAGATTTGGCTGTAAGATCGAACCAAGGACAGACAGTATGTAACATTTAAGCTACAAATAAggctcagctctctctctgcatgcgCTGCATGTATACGGCAAATTGTTCGTGTGATGTGAAGCTTTAAAAAGCTTGTCTGCATTTGTATTTCTTAAAAGTGAATCACCATTTTTGAACTGAAGTGAAATCTGAAAACTAGTCAACCACCAGCAAACCTAACCCAGAGAGCTCAGTGACCCGTGTCTGTGGTGCATCTGCCCCGAGTTGGCACAATGAAACACTAGTCTTGTCTGTATAAGAAAAAGAGAACGAGTGACAATGCAAAGTGGAGAAAGAGTGAATGTGCAGAGAggactgaaaataaaacttcatACAAGTTCATGCAATGTAGTTCTAATTCTGTAGCTTTGTAGCAAtgtctgtggaaaaaaatgcagcCTTTTTGAATGCTATCAAGGAAGCATTAACCTGCGTAGAGCTGTAACGATCAGTCAAGTAATCCACCGGTCGATCTAAATAAAATGACCTATTCTGCTAAATGATGAATCGTTTAATCATTTTCTACTAAAAAATGTCACACtggctggttccagcttctcaaatatgatgACTTGCTCCACTTCTGAATGTAATATTTAGGGTTTTTGGAGCATAGGTCAGAAAAGGCGAGGTGTTTAATGATGTCTCCTTGTGCTTTAGGATactgtgatgggcatttttcacaattttcagatgttttataGACAAAGTGATTAATGGATTAATGGAGATGAACGAAAATgatcgttagttgcagccctaaagcTGTGAGTTTTGAATTTACATTCATTAAACCCATAATGTGCACACATCTTCTTACATGACAGGGATATACTATAATAAGACAGTTGTTACATAATCTTTTTATTAACTTCAGAAATAGTATGAATGAATCACCGATACAGGTTACATTTCTTTGTCATAGACACGACACTCAATACAACCAAGAGCCAACAGAAGCATCTAGCGATGAAGCATAATACCACAATATAATATAAAAgtaataatattatattatatgcTGCTCTATCATTTGCTTTTGATCAGCTGGAGAATAATATGTGTTGCAATATCTGACCATCACACATCGCAGTCTCCTCCATCTTTAACTGCCAACTGTGAGAGGAGCAGATTAGCTTGTTTCAGGCCGGAAGGAGAGCTATTAAAAGCCAGAAATCTCAGCACTTGTCGAGGTAATTGTTAAGTCACTGACATCAATCAACAACCCTGTCAGAAGTTGAGATATCATTGCCCTTTACTGCTTTAAGGTTGGAAAATCGTACTCGATATGCCTGCCACTCACCCCCTTTTGATGGCATCCAGGAAGTCTTGATTCTCTGGGACGGAGTAGCTGCGAAACTCCTCATCGTTCACAGTGAAGCCATCCTTCCATAGCCTCACCACCATCTCCACCTGGAAAGAGGCCCATAAAAATGATCCCCCCATGTGCTTAAATCAGAAACTAAGGAAGGATCAGGCGGCCACAtaagttttaaaatgtcaacCTAAATCTAATTCCCTGCTCCTCCAGAAAATGTAGGGCGTATGTTTAATATGTTACAATATTGCAGTatatgcgtgtttgtgtgtgttttcctgcgtCTGAGACGTGGCCCTGCAGATTTAGTGAGGTGAATTCGTGTCAGACCTTCGATGTCCCCGAGGCGTCGTAACAGATCTTCTCCACCTCATCGAGAAGGTCTTCTACCGAGAAGCTACGCCTCATTGGAGCCTCCTCTTCgttttcttcactgacaacCCATTGAGAAATACACATGTGAGCAATTCAGTCATTATACATGTTATTGAATTCAGCCTGCAGTCATGGGCTTTATTGTACAGAAACCTTGCAATATTGACTTCTTAGCCACAGAAATGATAAATATTTAGCTTTGGCACATTACTGTCCAGCCTAATTGATCTACTCATCCTAGAGGCAGCACACATTATACTGACCTACATAAAATCCAGTGGTTAAACCAATTTGTTGTCACTTACcatatttcatgtttctcaCCCCCCACAGTGTCAATCTCTTTCATGACGTTTTATGTTTCCCATCTAAGAAAATCAAATTAAGACAGTCATAACAGGGTTTATCACCTTAACAGGTAAATTTGGTACATTTTAAGCTAACCTTTATTAGCTCCGCGGTTTATTATGAGAATGAAATTCGCGTGGGCATTGTTAGTGTGCTATACTGCTATAAAAGCTTCAAAACTGATCATGCTATTCCATTAAATGCCTCAACCCTTGTCGATAAACAACCAAGCAGTCTGTAACATCATCGTGAATTATGTAAGTGGGCGTCTGAACGCCATGGACGCGCACAGAGCCAGCGACACAGGGCCTGTGTAGAATACCGTGGATTataaacacatatacacacagcaGATGCTCGTTTGCATGCTCGTATTAAGGTTAAGGTCAAATACTGATTTACCAGTCCGTGTTTTGGCAGTAAATCCCGGGCTACACATCTGCAGCCGTATGTTTCAGGAAGCGTCCCCTCTGCTGAGCAATACGTGTGACGTCGCCGCGCCGTAAATCGACCCCTCTTGTCGTAATGACCCTGTACTGCTGAGCTCAGCACATGCTCATCAATCCCAATTGAATCTGATGATACAATATTAAATGGCATGGATAaaacacctgacacacacacacacacacacacacacacacacacacacacacacacacacacacacacacacacacacgaaatcGAAGTCCAATGGTCAGAAATAGCTGAACATTACCTTGTAGCACagacatgcattttttttaatgaaatgtatAGAGCATCTCAAGTGAGGTTATAATCAACTTCATCTTGAATATTATCATCCTCTATGCTTTATATTCATGTCAAATAACTGCAATTCTATTTCTGTAGAGGACTGTACACATTGCTCATACAGTCAAAGAACAAATGGACATGTGCCCTTCCATTTAACGCTGAGCAGTTGACTCtgaaaaaatgtttctgttATGGAAGTCAGCCTTTTTTACTTTCACTTAACATTTCTTTGCATTCATTATACATATGAGATGTGTTATACCACAACTCCATCCTTAACTTTTCACACAAAGACATGATTTCAGGTGGTGAAGGGTTCCAGTGAGCGATGCCACAGATTAGACATTGCGTTACCTCCTATTGACCACTAGGAGCAGATAATCTAACCACAAGTATTAGAATATGCTGTACAGGATGAGTTAATAAAGTGGCTGACTTTCAGAATCTATTATTCACAATAAGTAAAAATTGTCATGTTAAGGGCACTGCCTCTTAAGGTTGTGATGTACACAAGTGACTAACAATACTCACTGCAACTACTCATAAAGGCCCATTAATCCTTTAATTGACCATAAATATGAGATATAATCACATACATGTTAAGTTTTAGTTATATATGCACTAATTTTGTATGTTTCACAACTGATCAGAATTCAAAACACTGGTTTAATTTAAGTAATTAAAAAATACTACTAATAAACAAACTTTTAACAGTATGAGAAAACATTAGAAATTTGTGTTGTCAAGTTTTAGTTACATTCAGTTTGAGGAAAGGTTTCAATCTTGTGTTTTGATTTCCAATGGTAGAtacccatttttttttccttacatTTGGATCACAGACAATGCCTTCTGCACCTccacgcacacaaacataatGAATTATATACaatgaaataaacattattttaagggtattaaaaaaaaggataaaccaaaaacataaaacagatgaCTAGCACAGTTGCATCTTCAGTCAAGCCAGAAATAGTACATCCATGCAGGTTTGGGTTTCACCAGTGGTCCCCAAACTGGGGTCAAGTGATCCCACAGGGGCTTGCTGGATGTTCTTGGCAAACTAcagttttgttttacttcataATCAAAGGCTTCAACGCTCTGCTGATATTGTCCCACATGTAGTATTGACCGAATTACAAAAGCATTATTGGATCATCTTTGTAGTTTTTTCTGCCTGGCAGATGTTATGATATTCCATATACAGTATTCATCATATTTCTAAGATGTGGCAACCAAATGGTACAAGATGAGGAGCATTggtgaaaacagaaagagtgGAGAATGATTGTCATTATTTCTGTAATTTAGATGACATGCTTTGAGGTTATAATAAAGAATAATAAAGTTTTAAAGGTCATTAAtattcagtctgtgtttgaggCAGTCTGCAAATTTTACATGTCTACATTGTTTGGTCAACTTTTCCGAATTTTGTAGAAAGGAGATTGAATTTCCAAATGGTGACATTGGAAACACTTAAACTTTTCTCCAGTAAACTGGAGTCTGCCCATCTGTTACCTGCCAGCTCCTAGCTAGTGTCCAACCTCACTCACCTTTTCTGcactaaaaacaagaaaataaaaacttaaagtCACGGTCAAgttcacaaaaaacattttctcaactTAATTCCTTTAACATTCCCTCAGAGACTTAACGTGCTTCAGTCACACTTAGTGGAGTGACTTTATCATAACTTGAATTCTGTATCTTCAGAGTTCATTGTTCACATCCCTCCTGTACTCTGCACTCATAACAGTGTGGTTGATTATTATGTGATATTTTTCTAGTATCCCTATGGGAACTATGCTAGTAGTTCTTTGTGACAGTAGTCCGGTCAGCAAAAATGAATGCACCTGCCAAACAGacccacatccacacacacacggagagagagcgagagagagagagagagagagagagagagagagagagagagagagagagagagagagagagagagagagagagagagagagagagagagagagagagagagagagagagagagagagagagagagagagaaatggcgCCTCGATGCTGCGCTCACTGAGGCAGTGTTTGGAGCCGGCTAGGGAGATTCAGTAAGggcagacaaaaggaaaaaacatggTGAACACAAGGAAAAGCTCACGGCCGGGGAGCGGCCCCTTCATCTCCTCGAGGACTAGGTCGTCGTCGAGAAACGAGCGAAACTCTGAGGAACATGTAAGCCGGTTTCCTTTCTTTGCCGGCGAGCTAGCTGGCTCTGCTAGTTGGCTAGGTAGCTGTAGCCGTGGCCTCAAGGTGCTCCACATAATGTATTATTCACAGCAAAGTACGAGCAGCATTGAACTTGACATCCACTCAGTCACGTTGATACACAACAAAAGACTTTATTGCCGCCATTCATACGCGTGTCGTTCGCACTGAACGAATTGTTCAGCTGTCAAATTACATGCTAGCGATGTTAACTCCCGGCTAGCCCCAACTTGAGTTCCCTTTGTGTTTGGCAATTTTGCCCGGCTGACTTGTTTCACCATTGTCTCCACAAATTAGCCTTGCAAATAAAGACAACAGGGAGTTTGACATGAGACTGTTAGCAGTACTTCACGTGGGCGCCCTGGAAGTGTTAGCGTTCATATTTTCTCAAATAGAGAGATAAAGCTTTAGTTAAGCTAGCGTTTGTAGGTTATGGCTAGCTCGGCAGCTAGCTTACAGTGGGGGAAGGGAGTCCCAGGTTCAAAACAGTTGGCTGGCTCAAGTCCCATATTCAGCAAGTCTGAACTTGGTGAACTTTCTGGTGTAAATGCCCTAAAGACCCACATATAGCGTATTTTCCCAATAAGTGTTTTAAACGCACTGTTATAGCGTTATACCGAATGCTGTTTTCCTATTTATTCGACATGTACACCAAATGAATAGCCTTAGTTAGTACTCCGGTCGTTTGACCTACAAGCTGACAGTCTTTGtctcaaaatgtaaacattgaGATTATGCAAGGCTAGAGGTTCTCTGTCCCAGCGTTATTTACGATTATTGCAACGCCTAACACAGACGAACAGTATAATTCACCGATCTGATAATTTATCGACAGTCATTAGAACATTCTTGAGTTTTAATGGGCTGTTTGGCGAGGATCTATACTTAGTTGAATTGTGGTTGAAGAAATTCAAGTCATTCCTGGCTTACGTCCAGTGCTGTAGATTGagagccaggctaactgatGACACATGGCGGTGCGATCTGTGATTAAAAACCCTTTAGAGTGACAAACCTTACACTTTTACGATGTTATTTCCAATATGTCAGATTCAGTTGTACACACCACCCTCCCGACCTTTCCGTCCGTTGGATGCGTGTAGACCTTGCTGTCAGAAAACTTGTTGCTAGCCTGACCATCATTTTGAGACAGTGTTAGGAAAATGAGTTTAATGAGGAGCGATGTCAAAGTGCAGCCATCAGGCCACAGCTGCGTTTGTTCACTGTCAGTACATCTTgcacttttctgtctgtctgcatctctCTACCCAGCCAGTCAGACAAACCCCTCTGCAGCCATTGCAGACAGTTGCCTATGACAACAGTGAGATAGACTCTCATATCAGCAGGGAGGTGAAGCTGTGAAGGGCGTGAGCATCAAGGGCATATGTCTGCGAGGTgctctgttgtgatttggagAATACATTGAGGAGATGGGTACAAGATGTCTCACCTCGTCACACTATTCTCTCTTGCTCTTGTTTTTCGTCTTT
This window encodes:
- the ubxn2a gene encoding UBX domain-containing protein 2A, translated to MKEIDTVGGEKHEICEENEEEAPMRRSFSVEDLLDEVEKICYDASGTSKVEMVVRLWKDGFTVNDEEFRSYSVPENQDFLDAIKRGELPAEWESRAEEEELEISVEDLIEENYVPKKKAFHPFSGRGYRLGSVAPRVVARSPSVHEDGESLPIPMVTIDHALPVTSLQIWLADGRRLVQRFNLSHRITDVQDFVARSQRSCPPFVLTTSLPFRELTDKELSLEEADLANAVIVQRPLNTQAPFGHS